A genomic segment from Variovorax paradoxus B4 encodes:
- the otsB gene encoding trehalose-phosphatase translates to MSSQLPPPLGRDTALFLDFDGTLVALAPTPEAIEIPSALVALLEDLRDQLGGALAVVSGRQIDVIDRFLAPLRLPAAGEHGVQRRDSQGRMQEQHAPDLVPILDIANELARVHEGLLVERKHAAIALHYRLAPQLEAVCRDAMSRAITGRPQLELLHGKFVFEIKPTGVNKGIAIEAFMNEAPFAGRLPVFAGDDTTDESGFAIVQPRGGIGIKVGSGPSLALHRLESPRAVYEWLVHLRDQLAAPARRKDESPRSDG, encoded by the coding sequence ATGTCCTCCCAGTTGCCACCTCCGTTGGGCCGAGATACCGCCCTCTTTCTCGACTTCGACGGCACCCTGGTCGCCCTCGCACCCACCCCCGAGGCGATCGAGATTCCTTCCGCCCTGGTGGCGCTGCTCGAAGACCTGCGCGACCAGCTCGGTGGTGCGCTGGCCGTGGTGTCGGGCCGCCAGATCGACGTCATCGACCGCTTCCTCGCGCCGCTGCGCCTGCCTGCCGCCGGGGAGCACGGCGTGCAGCGCCGCGACTCGCAGGGCCGGATGCAGGAGCAGCACGCACCCGACCTCGTGCCCATCCTGGACATCGCCAACGAACTGGCCCGGGTGCACGAGGGCCTGCTGGTCGAGCGCAAGCACGCGGCCATTGCGCTGCACTACCGGCTCGCACCGCAGCTGGAGGCCGTGTGCCGCGACGCCATGTCGCGCGCCATCACAGGCCGGCCGCAGCTCGAACTGCTGCACGGCAAGTTCGTGTTCGAGATCAAGCCCACGGGCGTCAACAAGGGCATTGCCATCGAGGCCTTCATGAACGAGGCGCCATTCGCGGGGCGCCTGCCGGTCTTTGCCGGCGACGACACCACCGACGAGAGCGGCTTCGCGATCGTGCAGCCGCGCGGCGGCATCGGCATCAAGGTCGGCTCGGGCCCGAGCCTGGCGCTGCACCGGCTCGAATCGCCGCGCGCGGTCTACGAATGGCTGGTGCATCTGCGCGACCAGCTGGCCGCGCCGGCCCGCAGGAAAGACGAATCCCCGAGGAGCGATGGATGA
- a CDS encoding OmpW/AlkL family protein, with protein MKKAMLALAATGALASGSAWAQSAGDWVVGAGWLHLAPQDSSKPLTLTAPVRSVVAGSGASVSDSDTLGLSAVYFVDSHWAVEGVFGVPPKFKLNGTGTLGRVGELGEARQWSPTILGKYYFNEGNAALRPFVGLGATYVWYSDIKLTPELQGALGSQLRQRPLSTSTTAKLDSSFAPVLNAGVAYQIDKHWGVSLSVSYIALKTKARLTTTTITGLPVATSEARLKLNPIVTYLSATYRF; from the coding sequence ATGAAGAAAGCAATGCTTGCGCTGGCGGCAACGGGCGCGCTGGCGTCCGGCAGCGCGTGGGCCCAGAGCGCTGGAGACTGGGTGGTCGGCGCGGGGTGGCTTCATCTGGCCCCGCAGGATTCGAGCAAGCCGCTCACGCTGACGGCGCCGGTGCGCAGCGTGGTGGCCGGTTCGGGCGCGTCGGTCAGCGATTCGGACACGCTGGGCCTGAGCGCCGTCTATTTCGTCGACAGCCACTGGGCTGTCGAGGGCGTGTTCGGCGTTCCGCCGAAGTTCAAGCTCAACGGCACCGGCACGCTGGGCCGCGTGGGCGAACTGGGTGAAGCGCGCCAGTGGAGTCCCACCATTCTCGGCAAGTACTACTTCAACGAGGGCAATGCCGCCCTTCGCCCCTTCGTGGGCCTGGGGGCGACCTATGTCTGGTACAGCGACATCAAGCTGACACCGGAGCTTCAGGGTGCGCTGGGCAGCCAGCTGCGCCAGCGGCCGCTCTCCACCTCGACCACCGCCAAGCTCGACAGCTCGTTCGCGCCGGTGCTCAATGCCGGCGTGGCCTACCAGATCGACAAGCACTGGGGCGTGTCGCTCTCGGTCTCCTACATTGCGCTGAAGACCAAGGCCAGGCTCACGACCACCACGATCACCGGCCTGCCGGTCGCCACCAGCGAGGCCAGGCTCAAGCTGAACCCGATCGTGACCTACCTCTCGGCGACCTACCGCTTCTGA
- a CDS encoding multifunctional CCA addition/repair protein, translated as MKTYLVGGALRDRLLGRPVSDHDWLVVGATPEEMAARGYLPVGRDFPVFLHPQTREEYALARTERKSAPGYRGFTVHASPDVTLEQDLARRDLTVNAIALPAEFVDADGRFEADPDRLADPFHGRRDLQQKLLRHVTDAFREDPVRILRVARFAARLDDFSVAPETMALMREMVEAGEADALVPERVWQELSRGLMETRPSRMFEVLRACGALAVLLPEVDRLWGVPQPEAHHPEVDSGVHLMMVIDTSAKLQASLPVRFACLMHDLGKGTTEPGLLPRHIGHEKRSAELLRAVCDRWRVPVEIRELAEVVAREHGNIHRSGELAAAALVRLLERCDAFRKPARFAEVLLACECDARGRLGFEDRPYPQRERLLGVLATAAGVPTDAVARAAQQSGAAGPQIGEAIHRARVEAVAASLG; from the coding sequence ATGAAAACCTATCTCGTCGGCGGTGCACTGCGTGACCGGCTGCTCGGGCGACCGGTGTCGGATCACGACTGGCTGGTGGTGGGCGCCACGCCGGAAGAAATGGCGGCGCGCGGCTACCTGCCCGTGGGGCGCGACTTCCCGGTGTTCCTGCATCCGCAGACCCGCGAGGAATACGCGCTGGCCCGCACCGAGCGCAAGAGCGCTCCCGGCTACCGCGGCTTCACCGTGCACGCCTCGCCCGACGTCACCCTCGAACAGGACCTGGCGCGGCGCGACCTCACGGTCAACGCCATCGCGCTGCCCGCGGAGTTCGTGGACGCCGACGGCCGGTTCGAGGCCGACCCCGACAGGCTCGCCGACCCCTTTCATGGCCGGCGCGACCTGCAGCAAAAGCTGCTGCGCCACGTCACCGACGCCTTTCGCGAAGACCCGGTGCGCATCCTGCGGGTGGCGCGCTTTGCGGCGCGCTTGGACGATTTCTCGGTCGCGCCCGAAACCATGGCCTTGATGCGCGAGATGGTCGAAGCCGGCGAAGCCGATGCGCTGGTGCCCGAGCGCGTCTGGCAGGAGCTTTCGCGCGGGCTGATGGAAACCCGCCCGTCGCGCATGTTCGAGGTGCTGCGCGCCTGCGGGGCGCTGGCGGTGCTGCTGCCCGAGGTGGACCGGCTCTGGGGCGTGCCGCAGCCCGAGGCCCATCACCCCGAAGTGGACAGCGGCGTGCACCTGATGATGGTCATCGACACCAGCGCCAAGCTGCAGGCTTCGCTGCCGGTGCGCTTCGCCTGCCTGATGCACGACCTCGGCAAGGGCACGACGGAGCCCGGGCTGCTGCCGCGCCACATCGGCCACGAGAAGCGCAGCGCCGAGCTGCTGCGCGCGGTGTGCGACCGCTGGCGCGTGCCGGTCGAGATCCGCGAGCTCGCCGAGGTGGTGGCGCGCGAGCACGGCAACATCCATCGCAGCGGCGAACTCGCGGCCGCGGCGCTGGTGCGCCTGCTGGAGCGCTGCGACGCGTTTCGCAAGCCGGCGCGCTTTGCCGAGGTGCTGCTGGCCTGCGAGTGCGATGCCCGCGGACGGCTCGGCTTCGAGGACCGGCCCTATCCGCAGCGCGAGCGGCTGCTCGGGGTGCTCGCCACGGCGGCTGGCGTGCCCACCGACGCCGTGGCGCGCGCGGCGCAGCAATCCGGCGCCGCCGGGCCGCAGATCGGCGAGGCGATCCACCGCGCACGCGTGGAGGCCGTGGCGGCATCGCTGGGCTGA
- a CDS encoding glycoside hydrolase family 15 protein, producing MSELQLSKAPEDRAGISLSGAAGPADQAPVDPRAATSAAQRGFGAPAEPSLNVGVIGNCAYSALIDARGRAVWCCLPRFDGDPVFNALLHPGEEAGAWAIEIEDFASSKQWYEPNTAVLRTQLFDSAGQGIEITDFAPRFYSRSRYFRPLMMVRRVRPIAGAPRVRVALDPRFQWGASGPLEVTRGSNHIRYVGPDVTLRLNTDASISHILSRQPFVLSREYNFMFGVDETLLDGIADTARSFEQETIAYWRTWSKRLAIPFEYQDAVIRAAITLKLSLYEDTGAIVAAMTTSIPEAPGSQRNWDYRYCWLRDAFFVVRALNSLSEVGTMEDYLRWLGNVVIGSHGEHIQPLYGIGLERELPESMVENLAGYRGMGPVRVGNQAQEHFQHDVYGNIVLGAAQAFHDHRLLSRAGVAEFPHLEAVGEQAIRVYGTPDAGMWELRTRARVHTSSALMSWAACDRLAKIARALALPERAAYWHGHAARMKEEILAKSWCEERQAFAESFGGHELDASILLMVEVGLIDARDPRFISTVDAMEKSLCDGPYMRRYEAADDFGKPETAFNICTFWRIDALAKIGRKAEARQIFETMLAARNPLGLLSEDTHPVTGEMWGNFPQTYSMVGIINAAVRLSAPWDSCI from the coding sequence ATGAGCGAGCTGCAACTGTCGAAGGCACCCGAGGACCGCGCGGGCATTTCCCTTTCCGGCGCGGCCGGGCCCGCCGACCAGGCGCCGGTCGACCCGCGCGCTGCGACTTCGGCCGCGCAGCGCGGCTTCGGGGCGCCGGCCGAGCCCTCGCTCAACGTCGGCGTGATCGGCAACTGCGCCTACAGCGCACTCATCGATGCACGCGGGCGCGCCGTGTGGTGCTGCCTGCCGCGCTTCGACGGCGATCCGGTCTTCAATGCCCTGCTGCACCCCGGCGAGGAGGCCGGCGCCTGGGCCATCGAGATCGAGGACTTCGCCTCCAGCAAGCAGTGGTACGAGCCCAATACCGCGGTGCTGCGCACGCAGCTGTTCGACAGCGCCGGCCAGGGCATCGAGATCACCGACTTCGCGCCGCGCTTCTACAGCCGCTCGCGCTACTTCCGCCCGCTGATGATGGTGCGCCGCGTGCGGCCGATCGCCGGCGCGCCGCGCGTCCGGGTGGCGCTCGACCCGCGCTTCCAGTGGGGTGCCTCGGGGCCGCTGGAGGTCACGCGCGGCAGCAACCACATCCGCTACGTGGGGCCGGACGTGACGCTGCGGCTCAACACCGACGCATCGATCTCGCACATCCTTTCGCGCCAGCCTTTCGTGCTCTCGCGCGAATACAACTTCATGTTCGGCGTCGACGAAACCCTGCTCGACGGCATTGCCGACACCGCGCGCAGCTTCGAGCAGGAAACCATCGCCTACTGGCGCACCTGGAGCAAGCGGCTCGCGATTCCGTTCGAATACCAGGACGCGGTGATCCGCGCGGCCATCACGCTCAAGCTCTCGCTCTACGAAGACACCGGCGCCATCGTCGCCGCCATGACCACGAGCATTCCCGAGGCGCCGGGCAGCCAGCGCAACTGGGACTACCGCTACTGCTGGCTGCGCGATGCCTTCTTCGTGGTGCGCGCGCTCAACTCGCTGAGCGAGGTGGGCACCATGGAAGACTACCTGCGCTGGCTCGGCAACGTGGTGATCGGCTCGCACGGCGAGCACATCCAGCCGCTCTACGGCATCGGGCTGGAACGCGAGCTGCCCGAGTCGATGGTCGAGAACCTTGCGGGCTACCGCGGCATGGGGCCGGTGCGCGTGGGCAACCAGGCGCAGGAGCACTTCCAGCACGACGTCTACGGCAACATCGTGCTCGGCGCGGCGCAGGCCTTTCATGACCACCGCCTGCTGAGCCGCGCGGGCGTGGCCGAGTTTCCGCACCTCGAGGCCGTAGGCGAACAGGCCATCCGCGTCTACGGCACGCCCGACGCCGGCATGTGGGAGCTGCGCACGCGCGCCCGCGTGCACACCAGCTCGGCGCTCATGAGCTGGGCCGCCTGCGACCGGCTCGCCAAGATCGCACGCGCGCTCGCGCTGCCCGAACGCGCCGCCTACTGGCACGGCCACGCCGCGCGCATGAAAGAGGAAATCCTGGCCAAGTCGTGGTGCGAGGAGCGCCAGGCCTTTGCCGAAAGCTTCGGCGGCCATGAGCTCGACGCCAGCATCCTGCTGATGGTCGAGGTGGGGCTGATCGACGCGCGCGACCCGCGCTTCATCTCCACCGTCGACGCCATGGAAAAGTCGCTCTGCGACGGCCCCTACATGCGCCGCTACGAAGCGGCCGACGACTTCGGCAAGCCCGAGACCGCCTTCAACATCTGCACCTTCTGGCGCATCGACGCGCTGGCCAAGATCGGCCGCAAGGCCGAGGCGCGCCAGATCTTCGAGACCATGCTGGCGGCGCGCAACCCGCTCGGCCTGCTCTCGGAAGACACGCATCCGGTCACAGGCGAGATGTGGGGCAACTTTCCGCAGACGTACTCCATGGTCGGCATCATCAATGCGGCCGTGCGGCTGTCGGCGCCCTGGGATTCCTGCATATGA
- a CDS encoding glutathione S-transferase family protein, with protein sequence MRKLYIGNKNYSSWSMRPWVLMTQAGIPFEEVKVRFDSFAPDSHFKKTMGAINPVAEVPALVDGDLVVWDTLAIAEYLAETFPQKQLWPRAAAERARARSICAEMHAGFGNLRSLCPMNIEASLADVGARLLKDNPVLQADLDRIVQMWSGLLDAHGGPLLFGGFSIADSYFAPVGTRIKTYGLPVPPAISAYIERVQALPGVKAWIDDALAEKDFVAFNEPYRTAR encoded by the coding sequence ATGCGCAAGCTCTACATCGGCAACAAGAACTACTCGTCCTGGTCCATGCGGCCCTGGGTGCTCATGACGCAGGCCGGCATCCCGTTCGAAGAGGTGAAGGTCCGCTTCGATTCCTTCGCGCCCGACTCGCACTTCAAGAAGACCATGGGCGCGATCAATCCGGTGGCCGAGGTGCCGGCGCTGGTCGACGGCGACCTGGTGGTGTGGGACACGCTCGCCATTGCCGAATACCTGGCCGAGACCTTTCCGCAGAAGCAACTCTGGCCCCGCGCCGCGGCCGAGCGGGCCCGCGCGCGCAGCATCTGCGCCGAGATGCATGCGGGCTTCGGCAACCTGCGCAGCCTCTGCCCCATGAACATCGAGGCGTCGTTGGCCGACGTCGGCGCACGGCTCCTGAAGGACAACCCCGTCCTGCAGGCCGACCTCGACCGCATCGTGCAGATGTGGAGCGGCCTGCTCGATGCCCACGGCGGCCCGCTGCTGTTCGGCGGCTTCAGCATTGCCGACAGCTACTTCGCGCCGGTGGGCACGCGCATCAAGACCTACGGCCTGCCGGTGCCGCCGGCCATCAGCGCCTACATCGAGCGCGTGCAGGCGCTGCCTGGCGTCAAGGCATGGATCGACGATGCCCTGGCCGAGAAGGACTTCGTGGCGTTCAACGAGCCCTACCGCACGGCGCGCTGA
- the otsA gene encoding alpha,alpha-trehalose-phosphate synthase (UDP-forming) codes for MSRLVVVSNRVADPRKPAAGGLAVALGESLQQSGGMWFGWSGQIIENGPTGEGELHMQQAGKVTLATIDLSREDHDSYYLGYSNDVLWPVFHNRLDLAHFDAGFIGGYRRVNQLFARKLKPMLKDDDVIWIHDYHLMPLAAELRAMGCRQRIGFFLHIPLPPQIIIAAVPQHEWLMRSLFAYDLIGFQAQQDVQHFEHYVRNEAHGEYLGDEMYRAYGQTVRCSAFPIGIDVDEFAALTHAKESRDMFETMKREYSQRRLLLGIDRLDYSKGIPQRVRAFRELLANYPENRRSATLIQIASPTRETVDAYGDIRRELESLCGAINGDYGELDWMPVRYIHRMVARKRVPGLCRAAAVGLVTPLRDGMNLVAKEYIAAQDPADPGVLVLSRFAGAAEQLKEALLVNPYDTHGTAETVQQALQMPLEERRERHQKLLSRIREQDIHWWRRSFLEALRHAASQR; via the coding sequence ATGAGCCGCTTGGTCGTCGTCTCCAACCGCGTGGCCGACCCGCGCAAGCCCGCCGCCGGCGGCCTGGCCGTGGCGCTCGGCGAAAGCCTGCAGCAAAGCGGCGGCATGTGGTTCGGCTGGAGCGGCCAGATCATCGAGAACGGCCCCACGGGCGAAGGCGAGCTGCACATGCAGCAGGCCGGCAAGGTCACCCTCGCCACCATCGACCTGAGCCGCGAGGACCACGACAGCTACTACCTGGGCTACAGCAACGACGTGCTGTGGCCGGTGTTCCACAACCGCCTCGACCTCGCCCACTTCGACGCCGGCTTCATCGGCGGTTACCGGCGCGTGAACCAGCTGTTCGCGCGCAAGCTCAAGCCGATGCTGAAGGACGACGACGTCATCTGGATCCACGACTACCACCTGATGCCGCTGGCGGCCGAGCTGCGCGCCATGGGCTGCAGGCAGCGCATCGGCTTCTTCCTGCACATTCCGCTGCCGCCGCAGATCATCATCGCGGCCGTTCCGCAGCACGAATGGCTCATGCGCTCGCTGTTCGCCTACGACCTGATCGGTTTCCAGGCGCAGCAGGACGTGCAGCATTTCGAGCACTACGTGCGCAACGAGGCGCACGGCGAATACCTGGGCGACGAGATGTACCGCGCCTATGGCCAGACCGTGCGCTGCAGCGCCTTCCCGATCGGCATCGACGTCGACGAATTCGCGGCGCTCACGCATGCGAAGGAGTCGCGCGACATGTTCGAGACCATGAAGCGCGAGTATTCGCAGCGCCGGCTGCTGCTGGGCATCGACCGGCTCGACTACTCCAAGGGCATTCCCCAGCGCGTGCGCGCCTTTCGCGAGTTGCTCGCCAACTATCCCGAGAACCGCCGCAGCGCCACGCTGATCCAGATCGCCTCCCCCACGCGCGAGACGGTCGATGCCTATGGCGACATCCGGCGCGAGCTCGAGTCGCTGTGCGGCGCCATCAACGGCGACTACGGCGAACTCGACTGGATGCCGGTGCGCTACATCCACCGCATGGTGGCGCGCAAGCGCGTGCCGGGGCTGTGCCGCGCGGCCGCGGTCGGGCTGGTGACGCCGCTGCGCGACGGCATGAACCTGGTCGCCAAGGAATACATCGCGGCGCAGGACCCGGCCGACCCCGGCGTGCTGGTGCTGTCGCGCTTCGCCGGCGCGGCCGAGCAGCTGAAGGAAGCGCTGCTGGTGAATCCCTACGACACGCACGGCACGGCCGAAACGGTGCAGCAGGCGCTGCAGATGCCGCTCGAGGAGCGGCGCGAGCGGCACCAGAAGCTGCTGTCGCGCATCCGCGAGCAGGACATCCATTGGTGGCGGCGCAGCTTTCTCGAGGCGCTGCGCCACGCCGCGAGCCAGCGGTAG
- a CDS encoding DUF2905 domain-containing protein has translation MIRWLIVVVLALVLMSGLTAWLRRFGFGRLPGDFEFRAFGRDWQLPISSTLVLSMIAALVARFI, from the coding sequence ATGATCCGCTGGCTGATCGTCGTTGTCCTTGCACTGGTGCTCATGAGCGGCCTCACGGCCTGGCTGCGCCGGTTCGGCTTCGGGCGGCTGCCTGGCGATTTCGAATTCCGCGCTTTCGGCCGCGACTGGCAGCTGCCGATATCGAGCACCCTGGTGCTCAGCATGATCGCGGCGCTGGTGGCGCGCTTCATCTAG
- the hisN gene encoding histidinol-phosphatase — protein sequence MSSSPLDLLSIAHSLADAAAAQSMRYFRTPLDIITKADESPVTLADRAAETAMREILAARVAADGIFGEEHGLERLDADRVWVLDPIDGTRSFITGSPLWGTLIGVLQGSRVVLGMVDMPVLQERWIGQAGRGATRDGQPVHASGCTEVAKARIVTTSPDIFAPADWQAFDRLSRQCAMRRFGGDCYGYAQLAGGTIDLVVETGLQPYDYLGPAGVIEAAGGVITDWQGQPLGLASDGRVIAAATPELHRQAMAILAA from the coding sequence ATGAGCTCTTCCCCCCTTGATCTGCTGTCGATTGCGCACTCCCTGGCCGATGCCGCTGCCGCCCAGTCGATGCGCTATTTCCGCACGCCGCTCGACATCATCACCAAGGCCGACGAGAGCCCCGTGACGCTGGCGGACCGCGCCGCCGAGACGGCCATGCGCGAGATACTTGCCGCGCGCGTCGCGGCGGACGGCATCTTCGGCGAGGAGCACGGCCTCGAGCGGCTCGATGCCGACCGCGTCTGGGTGCTCGACCCGATCGACGGCACGCGCAGCTTCATCACCGGGTCGCCGCTCTGGGGCACGCTGATCGGCGTGCTGCAGGGCTCGCGCGTGGTGCTCGGCATGGTCGACATGCCGGTGCTGCAGGAGCGCTGGATCGGCCAGGCCGGCCGGGGCGCCACGCGCGACGGCCAGCCGGTGCACGCCAGCGGCTGCACCGAAGTGGCCAAGGCGCGCATCGTCACCACCTCGCCCGACATCTTTGCGCCCGCCGACTGGCAGGCCTTCGACCGGCTCAGCCGGCAGTGCGCGATGCGGCGCTTCGGCGGCGACTGCTACGGCTATGCCCAGCTGGCGGGCGGCACCATCGACCTCGTGGTGGAAACCGGGCTGCAGCCCTACGACTACCTGGGCCCGGCGGGCGTGATCGAGGCCGCGGGCGGCGTCATCACCGACTGGCAGGGCCAGCCGCTGGGGCTCGCGTCCGACGGCCGGGTGATTGCGGCCGCAACGCCCGAACTTCACCGACAAGCCATGGCCATCCTTGCGGCCTAG
- a CDS encoding PLP-dependent aminotransferase family protein translates to MDSLPLYRQLAAHYVDAIHTGSLKQGDKLPSLRSLMRLHGISLSTALQLCRTMESDGWVEARDRSGYFVRRPRRLAIAPMEEPPAGVPPDPAQYVGIHAKVSDFVARRRRLPEKLNFSIARGAPELYPAEALRNAMTRMLRQRPDMLTVAAPLKGHRQFREVLAQRSLRVGMAISPEDILVTNGCIEALNLALRAVAQPGDTVAVESPTFYGLLQVLESLGMRALEIPTSPQTGLSIEALELAIRTYDNIKAVVVVPHLQNPLGSVMPDAHKARLAQLCERHAIPLIEDDTYSELVDAPTPPRALKSWDAGGNVIHCASLHKILAPGLRLGWITAGRWHARVEMLKYAQTRNNEGLSQSGAGLFMATGGYDRHLRHLRTCLKTQREQTADAIAGYFPTGTRINLPPGGLQLWVELPERLSSSRVFDAALAERIVVAPGTLFSNSSRFDHYLRINCGWPYGEAVDTGLRRLGQIIETLMSRSAGAATALPVRPASPPAPARPSEARRSQSSSARAA, encoded by the coding sequence ATGGACTCGCTACCGCTCTACCGCCAGCTCGCAGCGCACTACGTGGACGCGATCCACACCGGCTCGCTCAAGCAGGGCGACAAGCTGCCTTCGCTGCGCAGCCTCATGCGCCTGCACGGCATCAGCCTGTCGACCGCGCTGCAGCTGTGCCGCACGATGGAAAGCGACGGCTGGGTCGAGGCGCGCGACCGCTCGGGCTACTTCGTGCGCCGGCCGCGGCGGCTGGCCATCGCGCCGATGGAGGAGCCCCCGGCCGGCGTGCCGCCCGACCCGGCGCAGTACGTGGGCATCCACGCCAAGGTCTCGGACTTCGTGGCGCGCCGCCGGCGGCTTCCCGAGAAGCTCAACTTTTCCATCGCGCGCGGCGCACCCGAGCTGTATCCCGCCGAGGCCCTGCGCAATGCGATGACGCGCATGCTGCGCCAGCGGCCCGACATGCTGACGGTCGCGGCGCCGCTCAAGGGCCATCGCCAGTTCCGGGAGGTGCTCGCGCAGCGCAGCCTGCGCGTGGGCATGGCGATCTCGCCGGAAGATATTTTGGTCACCAACGGCTGCATCGAGGCGCTCAACCTCGCGCTGCGTGCCGTGGCGCAGCCGGGCGACACGGTGGCGGTGGAATCGCCCACCTTCTACGGCCTGCTGCAGGTGCTCGAGAGCCTCGGCATGCGTGCGCTGGAAATCCCGACCAGCCCGCAGACCGGCCTCTCCATCGAAGCGCTGGAGCTCGCGATCCGCACCTACGACAACATCAAGGCCGTGGTGGTGGTGCCGCACCTGCAGAATCCGCTGGGCAGCGTGATGCCCGATGCCCACAAGGCGCGGCTCGCGCAGCTGTGCGAACGGCACGCGATTCCGCTGATCGAGGACGACACCTACAGCGAACTCGTCGACGCCCCGACGCCACCGCGCGCGCTCAAGTCCTGGGATGCCGGCGGCAACGTGATCCACTGCGCCTCGCTGCACAAGATCCTCGCGCCCGGCCTGCGCCTGGGCTGGATCACGGCCGGACGCTGGCACGCGCGAGTGGAGATGCTCAAGTACGCGCAGACCCGCAACAACGAAGGCCTGTCGCAAAGCGGGGCCGGCCTGTTCATGGCCACCGGCGGCTACGACCGCCATCTGCGCCATCTGCGCACCTGCCTGAAGACGCAGCGCGAGCAGACTGCCGATGCGATCGCCGGCTACTTTCCGACGGGCACGCGCATCAACCTGCCGCCCGGCGGGCTGCAGCTGTGGGTCGAGCTGCCCGAGCGCCTGTCGTCGTCGCGGGTCTTCGATGCGGCGCTCGCGGAGCGGATCGTGGTGGCACCCGGCACGCTGTTCTCCAACTCCTCGCGCTTCGATCACTACCTGCGCATCAACTGCGGCTGGCCGTACGGCGAGGCGGTCGACACGGGCCTGCGCCGCCTGGGCCAGATCATCGAGACGCTGATGAGCCGCAGCGCCGGTGCGGCAACGGCGCTGCCCGTTCGGCCGGCATCGCCCCCGGCTCCCGCCCGGCCGTCCGAGGCCCGCCGGAGTCAGTCGAGCAGTGCCAGGGCGGCGTAG
- a CDS encoding ROK family protein, translated as MRACVDIGGTKVAVSLSPSSDAPLVGRRSEPTAKTGDNDAVAVQIMRMIDEVCAEQGIAPADIDRVGVSSTGPFELRDGMVELATPNICGGIAGPARGLPNSWMTAIIEAPLARRFGRVRVENDAVAALEAERHWGALQGMDHCAYVTWSTGVGVGLCVDGRALRGKNGNAGHAGHSFVADDASGALCGCGNLGDVEALVAGNSIARRFGQPAPDLFAAASGGEPHAVEIVDALCRVMGRMIYNLIATLDLQRISLGGSVFWHHRDFLLPRLQAQVDGKLKPLTRGVLLVPAGLGEKVGDYAALALLD; from the coding sequence ATGAGAGCCTGCGTTGACATCGGCGGCACCAAGGTGGCCGTGAGCCTTTCCCCTTCGAGCGATGCGCCGCTGGTCGGCCGCCGCAGCGAGCCGACGGCCAAGACCGGCGACAACGACGCCGTGGCGGTGCAGATCATGCGGATGATCGACGAGGTCTGCGCCGAGCAGGGCATCGCTCCCGCCGACATCGACCGCGTGGGCGTCTCGTCCACCGGCCCCTTCGAGCTGCGCGACGGCATGGTGGAACTGGCCACGCCCAATATCTGCGGCGGCATTGCCGGACCGGCGCGCGGCCTGCCCAACAGCTGGATGACGGCGATCATCGAAGCTCCGCTGGCCCGGCGCTTCGGCCGCGTGCGGGTCGAGAACGACGCCGTGGCCGCGCTCGAGGCCGAGCGCCACTGGGGCGCGCTGCAGGGCATGGATCACTGCGCCTACGTCACCTGGAGCACCGGTGTGGGTGTGGGCCTGTGCGTGGACGGCCGTGCGCTGCGCGGCAAGAACGGCAATGCCGGCCATGCGGGCCACAGCTTCGTGGCGGACGACGCCAGCGGCGCGCTCTGCGGCTGCGGCAACCTCGGCGACGTGGAGGCGCTGGTGGCGGGCAACTCCATCGCGCGCCGCTTCGGGCAGCCCGCACCCGACCTGTTCGCGGCCGCTTCGGGCGGTGAACCGCATGCCGTCGAGATCGTCGATGCCTTGTGCCGCGTCATGGGCCGGATGATCTACAACCTGATTGCCACGCTCGATCTCCAGCGCATCAGCCTGGGCGGCAGCGTGTTCTGGCACCACCGCGACTTTCTGCTGCCGCGGCTGCAGGCGCAGGTCGACGGCAAGCTCAAGCCGCTCACGCGCGGCGTGCTGCTGGTGCCCGCCGGGCTGGGCGAAAAGGTCGGCGACTACGCCGCCCTGGCACTGCTCGACTGA